Genomic DNA from Candidatus Neomarinimicrobiota bacterium:
GCGCTTTGTCAGCCGACAGGATGAGAGTTACGGGGCCAAATTGCTGGCAGCCATGCGCAACCAGTTCGGCGGCCACGCGGTGATGCGCAAAGCGTAGTGCATGAAGGACTTACTTGAAGAAGCTGGCCTGCGCTCCGAAGCCAAGGAGGTTTTCAACTAATCCGCCAACGGCTTCTACGAGAGCGTCGGTATGGAAGACATGATGGACGAGGGCACCCTCCTGGTCTACGAGATGAACGGGGGAGCCTCTAACGCTGGTGAAAGAGGTCAACTGGAGCGACCAACATTAATGATACGGAGGGAAGTAAGCTATGG
This window encodes:
- a CDS encoding 6-phosphogluconate dehydrogenase, which gives rise to RFVSRQDESYGAKLLAAMRNQFGGHAVMRKA